The following coding sequences lie in one Drosophila sulfurigaster albostrigata strain 15112-1811.04 chromosome 2R, ASM2355843v2, whole genome shotgun sequence genomic window:
- the LOC133835747 gene encoding signal transducer and transcription activator isoform X3, with product MPQNHYNMNNPVGMNGSYMDTGDMFGVPVPGTSPVNVGMSTNVMHNAPGNATPALMGMVPAKVELYDVHHRIVQGFNDFSACSEQLQALKRSFTYIYNANNAPDAEAVYKRLIEEKANVVLRLRRSYLYYEGLHDMVLMELKNWRRQQALAGNGAQFSENMLDDIQRCFEMLETFVTHLLAAVLEALNLQIMKDDSDLTGLREQIQISQKNLVCSAFIVDKQPPQVMKTNTRFAASVRWLLGSQLGIHINAPTVECIIMSELQSQRFVSRGTHADVTTGSLAGQSSGEIQNCSSTMEYQQSNQVFSASFRNMQLKKIKRAEKKGTESVMDEKFALLFYATATVNNYQIRVWTLSLPVVVIVHGNQEPQSWATITWDNAFADIVRDPFVVTDRVTWCQLSVALNTKFGSCTQRALTAENLEFLYEKLQRDSSIAGERNEYISWNQFCKEPLPERTFTFWEWFFAIMKLTKDHLLSMWKAGRITGFINKVKAQDDLMRATTGIGTFLLRFSDSELGGVTIAYVNESGLVTMLSPWTARDFQILNLADRIRDLEMLRCLHPTDVNVQPLDRDLAFGDFYTQRPEPTPRGDGYVPSTIRVQVRTSGDTCSISGTPHHPMQSPPQDSMSMGNYSPRSGIMVDNVPSVATTFYNMDDSDSDDSIVARALESYVNSTTPDDPVVAQISDIVKYNGYDNGQTATWTTPNRQNYSVPSNFNQMVPY from the exons ATGCCGCAGAATCATTACAATATGAATAATCCTGTCGGTATGAATGGCAGCTACATGGACACCGGCGATATGTTCGGTGTCCCTGTCCCCGGCACATCGCCCGTCAATGTCGGCATGTCCACGAACGTTATGCATAATGCTCCAGGCAATGCAACGCCCGCTTTAATGGGCATGGTGCCGGCAAAGGTGGAACTTTATGATGTCCATCATCGCATTGTGCAGGGCTTCAATGATTTCTCCGCCTGCTCCGAGCAACTGCAAGCACTGAAGCGCAgctttacatatatttacaatgCGAATAATGCACCCGATGCTGAGGCTGTGTACAAGCGTTTAATCGAGGAGAAGGCAAACGTTGTGTTACGACTGCGTCGCAGCTATTTGTATTATGAGGGACTGCACGATATGGTCCTGATGGAGCTGAAGAACTGGCGTCGCCAACAGGCATTGGCCGGCAATGGAGCACAATTCAGCGAGAATATGCTCGATGATATCCAGCGTTGCTTTGAGATGCTCGAAACCTTTGTCACCCATCTGCTGGCCGCTGTGCTTGAAGCACTTAACCTGCAAATAATGAAAGATGATTCCGACTTGACGGGGCTGCGGGAACAGATTCAGATCTCCCAAAAGAATCTGGTTTGCTCCGCCTTTATTGTGGACAAACAGCCGCCACAGGTGATGAAGACAAACACACGCTTTGCGGCCTCAGTGCGTTGGCTACTCGGCTCTCAGCTGGGCATACACATAAATGCGCCGACAGTCGAGTGCATCATAATGTCAG AATTGCAATCGCAACGTTTTGTAAGCCGAGGCACACATGCGGATGTCACAACTGGCAGCCTGGCTGGACAGTCATCGGGTGAAATACAGAATTGCTCCAGCACCATGGAGTATCAGCAGAGCAATCAAGTGTTCTCCGCCAGCTTTAGAAATATGCAGCTTAAGAAAATCAAGCGTGCCGAAAAGAAGGGCACCGAAAGCGTCATGGACGAGAAATTCGCATTGTTATTTtatgccacagccacagtgAATAATTACCAGATACGCGTCTGGACATTGTCGCTGCCCGTGGTTGTCATTGTGCATGGCAATCAGGAGCCACAATCTTGGGCCACAATTACTTGGGATAATGCGTTTGCCGATATTGTGCGTGATCCGTTTGTTGTCACCGATCGCGTTACCTGGTGTCAATTATCCGTGGCACTCAACACCAAATTCGGCTCCTGCACACAGCGCGCTCTAACCGCGGagaatttggaatttttat ATGAGAAGCTACAGCGTGATAGCAGCATTGCCGGTGAGCGCAATGAGTATATATCGTGGAATCAGTTCTGCAAGGAACCCCTGCCAGAGCGTACTTTCACCTTCTGGGAATGGTTCTTTGCCATCATGAAGCTGACCAAAGATCACCTGCTCTCCATGTGGAAGGCGGGACGTATTACAGGCTTCATCAACAAGGTTAAGGCACAGGATGATCTCATGCGTGCCACCACTGGCATTGGCACTTTTTTGCTGCGCTTCTCCGACAGTGAGTTGG GTGGCGTCACCATTGCATATGTGAACGAGAGTGGTTTGGTAACGATGCTGTCGCCATGGACCGCACGTGATTTCCAAATACTCAATCTGGCTGATCGTATTCGTGATCTGGAAATGCTGCGCTGCCTGCATCCAACTGACGTCAATGTCCAACCATTGGATCGTGATCTCGCCTTTGGCGACTTTTATACGCAGCGTCCTG AACCAACGCCCCGCGGTGATGGCTATGTGCCCAGCACGATACGTGTGCAGGTGCGTACCAGTGGGGATACGTGCTCCATCAGTGGCACACCTCATCATCCAATGCAGTCACCGCCCCAGGATAGCATGTCGATGGGAAA TTATTCACCACGTAGTGGCATCATGGTTGATAATGTACCAAGCGTCGCTACCACATTCTATAATATGGACGATTCTGATTCCGATGATAGCATTGTGGCGCGTGCGCTTGAGAGTTATGTGAACAGTACGACGCCCGATGATCCAGTTGTGGCTCAGATATCCGATATTGTCAAATACAATGGGTACGACAATGGGCAGACGGCAACGTGGACGACGCCCAATAGACAAAATTATTCAGTGCCATCAAACTTTAATCAAATGGTCCCCTATTAA
- the LOC133835748 gene encoding metallothionein-4-like, with amino-acid sequence MGCKGCGNNCQCSATKCGDNCACSQQCNCVCKNGPKDKCCSNKN; translated from the exons atgggtTGCAAAGGTTGCGGAAATA ACTGCCAGTGCTCGGCCACCAAATGCGGCGACAACTGCGCCTGCAGTCAGCAGTGCAACTGCGTCTGCAAAAATGGACCCAAGGACAAATGCTgctcaaacaaaaattaa
- the LOC133835747 gene encoding signal transducer and transcription activator isoform X1 yields the protein MQHASLTSHIHIHPKNKDKNQKQKQKANHMSSMSLWKRISSHADCEQRMAAYYNKKGLYDLRLCLAPWIEDRIMSEQITPNSTDQLEQVARRFNEDLQQKLLSTRASDQALKYRLVELCALIQRTPALELYTHLRSGLQKELQLATEKSVAVAAAGQSMPQNHYNMNNPVGMNGSYMDTGDMFGVPVPGTSPVNVGMSTNVMHNAPGNATPALMGMVPAKVELYDVHHRIVQGFNDFSACSEQLQALKRSFTYIYNANNAPDAEAVYKRLIEEKANVVLRLRRSYLYYEGLHDMVLMELKNWRRQQALAGNGAQFSENMLDDIQRCFEMLETFVTHLLAAVLEALNLQIMKDDSDLTGLREQIQISQKNLVCSAFIVDKQPPQVMKTNTRFAASVRWLLGSQLGIHINAPTVECIIMSELQSQRFVSRGTHADVTTGSLAGQSSGEIQNCSSTMEYQQSNQVFSASFRNMQLKKIKRAEKKGTESVMDEKFALLFYATATVNNYQIRVWTLSLPVVVIVHGNQEPQSWATITWDNAFADIVRDPFVVTDRVTWCQLSVALNTKFGSCTQRALTAENLEFLYEKLQRDSSIAGERNEYISWNQFCKEPLPERTFTFWEWFFAIMKLTKDHLLSMWKAGRITGFINKVKAQDDLMRATTGIGTFLLRFSDSELGGVTIAYVNESGLVTMLSPWTARDFQILNLADRIRDLEMLRCLHPTDVNVQPLDRDLAFGDFYTQRPEPTPRGDGYVPSTIRVQVRTSGDTCSISGTPHHPMQSPPQDSMSMGNYSPRSGIMVDNVPSVATTFYNMDDSDSDDSIVARALESYVNSTTPDDPVVAQISDIVKYNGYDNGQTATWTTPNRQNYSVPSNFNQMVPY from the exons ATGCAACACGCATCGCTCACATCCCACATACATATTCATCcaaaaaacaaagacaaaaaccaaaagcaaaagcaaaaagcaaatcaCATGAGCAGCATGAGTCTGTGGAAGCGCATCTCGAGCCATGCCGACTGTGAGCAGCGCATGGCTGCTTACTACAATAAGAAGGGTCTCTACGACCTGCGCCTCTGTTTGGCGCCTTGGATCGAAGACCGAATAAT GTCTGAGCAGATTACACCCAATTCAACAGATCAATTGGAGCAAGTGGCGCGCCGATTTAACGAGGATCTGCAACAGAAACTGCTATCGACACGTGCCAGCGATCAGGCGCTTAAATATCGACTGGTTGAACTCTGTGCGTTGATACAACGCACGCCCGCCCTCGAGCTCTACACGCATCTGCGCAGCGGCCTGCAAAAGGAGTTGCAGCTAGCCACCGAGAAGagcgttgccgttgccgccgCGGGCCAATCGATGCCGCAGAATCATTACAATATGAATAATCCTGTCGGTATGAATGGCAGCTACATGGACACCGGCGATATGTTCGGTGTCCCTGTCCCCGGCACATCGCCCGTCAATGTCGGCATGTCCACGAACGTTATGCATAATGCTCCAGGCAATGCAACGCCCGCTTTAATGGGCATGGTGCCGGCAAAGGTGGAACTTTATGATGTCCATCATCGCATTGTGCAGGGCTTCAATGATTTCTCCGCCTGCTCCGAGCAACTGCAAGCACTGAAGCGCAgctttacatatatttacaatgCGAATAATGCACCCGATGCTGAGGCTGTGTACAAGCGTTTAATCGAGGAGAAGGCAAACGTTGTGTTACGACTGCGTCGCAGCTATTTGTATTATGAGGGACTGCACGATATGGTCCTGATGGAGCTGAAGAACTGGCGTCGCCAACAGGCATTGGCCGGCAATGGAGCACAATTCAGCGAGAATATGCTCGATGATATCCAGCGTTGCTTTGAGATGCTCGAAACCTTTGTCACCCATCTGCTGGCCGCTGTGCTTGAAGCACTTAACCTGCAAATAATGAAAGATGATTCCGACTTGACGGGGCTGCGGGAACAGATTCAGATCTCCCAAAAGAATCTGGTTTGCTCCGCCTTTATTGTGGACAAACAGCCGCCACAGGTGATGAAGACAAACACACGCTTTGCGGCCTCAGTGCGTTGGCTACTCGGCTCTCAGCTGGGCATACACATAAATGCGCCGACAGTCGAGTGCATCATAATGTCAG AATTGCAATCGCAACGTTTTGTAAGCCGAGGCACACATGCGGATGTCACAACTGGCAGCCTGGCTGGACAGTCATCGGGTGAAATACAGAATTGCTCCAGCACCATGGAGTATCAGCAGAGCAATCAAGTGTTCTCCGCCAGCTTTAGAAATATGCAGCTTAAGAAAATCAAGCGTGCCGAAAAGAAGGGCACCGAAAGCGTCATGGACGAGAAATTCGCATTGTTATTTtatgccacagccacagtgAATAATTACCAGATACGCGTCTGGACATTGTCGCTGCCCGTGGTTGTCATTGTGCATGGCAATCAGGAGCCACAATCTTGGGCCACAATTACTTGGGATAATGCGTTTGCCGATATTGTGCGTGATCCGTTTGTTGTCACCGATCGCGTTACCTGGTGTCAATTATCCGTGGCACTCAACACCAAATTCGGCTCCTGCACACAGCGCGCTCTAACCGCGGagaatttggaatttttat ATGAGAAGCTACAGCGTGATAGCAGCATTGCCGGTGAGCGCAATGAGTATATATCGTGGAATCAGTTCTGCAAGGAACCCCTGCCAGAGCGTACTTTCACCTTCTGGGAATGGTTCTTTGCCATCATGAAGCTGACCAAAGATCACCTGCTCTCCATGTGGAAGGCGGGACGTATTACAGGCTTCATCAACAAGGTTAAGGCACAGGATGATCTCATGCGTGCCACCACTGGCATTGGCACTTTTTTGCTGCGCTTCTCCGACAGTGAGTTGG GTGGCGTCACCATTGCATATGTGAACGAGAGTGGTTTGGTAACGATGCTGTCGCCATGGACCGCACGTGATTTCCAAATACTCAATCTGGCTGATCGTATTCGTGATCTGGAAATGCTGCGCTGCCTGCATCCAACTGACGTCAATGTCCAACCATTGGATCGTGATCTCGCCTTTGGCGACTTTTATACGCAGCGTCCTG AACCAACGCCCCGCGGTGATGGCTATGTGCCCAGCACGATACGTGTGCAGGTGCGTACCAGTGGGGATACGTGCTCCATCAGTGGCACACCTCATCATCCAATGCAGTCACCGCCCCAGGATAGCATGTCGATGGGAAA TTATTCACCACGTAGTGGCATCATGGTTGATAATGTACCAAGCGTCGCTACCACATTCTATAATATGGACGATTCTGATTCCGATGATAGCATTGTGGCGCGTGCGCTTGAGAGTTATGTGAACAGTACGACGCCCGATGATCCAGTTGTGGCTCAGATATCCGATATTGTCAAATACAATGGGTACGACAATGGGCAGACGGCAACGTGGACGACGCCCAATAGACAAAATTATTCAGTGCCATCAAACTTTAATCAAATGGTCCCCTATTAA
- the LOC133835747 gene encoding signal transducer and transcription activator isoform X2: MQHASLTSHIHIHPKNKDKNQKQKQKANHMSSMSLWKRISSHADCEQRMAAYYNKKGLYDLRLCLAPWIEDRIMSEQITPNSTDQLEQVARRFNEDLQQKLLSTRASDQALKYRLVELCALIQRTPALELYTHLRSGLQKELQLATEKSVAVAAAGQSMPQNHYNMNNPVGMNGSYMDTGDMFGVPVPGTSPVNVGMSTNVMHNAPGNATPALMGMVPAKVELYDVHHRIVQGFNDFSACSEQLQALKRSFTYIYNANNAPDAEAVYKRLIEEKANVVLRLRRSYLYYEGLHDMVLMELKNWRRQQALAGNGAQFSENMLDDIQRCFEMLETFVTHLLAAVLEALNLQIMKDDSDLTGLREQIQISQKNLVCSAFIVDKQPPQVMKTNTRFAASVRWLLGSQLGIHINAPTVECIIMSELQSQRFVSRGTHADVTTGSLAGQSSGEIQNCSSTMEYQQSNQVFSASFRNMQLKKIKRAEKKGTESVMDEKFALLFYATATVNNYQIRVWTLSLPVVVIVHGNQEPQSWATITWDNAFADIVRDPFVVTDRVTWCQLSVALNTKFGSCTQRALTAENLEFLYEKLQRDSSIAGERNEYISWNQFCKEPLPERTFTFWEWFFAIMKLTKDHLLSMWKAGRITGFINKVKAQDDLMRATTGIGTFLLRFSDSELGGVTIAYVNESGLVTMLSPWTARDFQILNLADRIRDLEMLRCLHPTDVNVQPLDRDLAFGDFYTQRPEPTPRGDGYVPSTIRVQVRTSGDTCSISGTPHHPMQSPPQDSMSMGNGSDFAMADFDTMQNFDVYNRII; the protein is encoded by the exons ATGCAACACGCATCGCTCACATCCCACATACATATTCATCcaaaaaacaaagacaaaaaccaaaagcaaaagcaaaaagcaaatcaCATGAGCAGCATGAGTCTGTGGAAGCGCATCTCGAGCCATGCCGACTGTGAGCAGCGCATGGCTGCTTACTACAATAAGAAGGGTCTCTACGACCTGCGCCTCTGTTTGGCGCCTTGGATCGAAGACCGAATAAT GTCTGAGCAGATTACACCCAATTCAACAGATCAATTGGAGCAAGTGGCGCGCCGATTTAACGAGGATCTGCAACAGAAACTGCTATCGACACGTGCCAGCGATCAGGCGCTTAAATATCGACTGGTTGAACTCTGTGCGTTGATACAACGCACGCCCGCCCTCGAGCTCTACACGCATCTGCGCAGCGGCCTGCAAAAGGAGTTGCAGCTAGCCACCGAGAAGagcgttgccgttgccgccgCGGGCCAATCGATGCCGCAGAATCATTACAATATGAATAATCCTGTCGGTATGAATGGCAGCTACATGGACACCGGCGATATGTTCGGTGTCCCTGTCCCCGGCACATCGCCCGTCAATGTCGGCATGTCCACGAACGTTATGCATAATGCTCCAGGCAATGCAACGCCCGCTTTAATGGGCATGGTGCCGGCAAAGGTGGAACTTTATGATGTCCATCATCGCATTGTGCAGGGCTTCAATGATTTCTCCGCCTGCTCCGAGCAACTGCAAGCACTGAAGCGCAgctttacatatatttacaatgCGAATAATGCACCCGATGCTGAGGCTGTGTACAAGCGTTTAATCGAGGAGAAGGCAAACGTTGTGTTACGACTGCGTCGCAGCTATTTGTATTATGAGGGACTGCACGATATGGTCCTGATGGAGCTGAAGAACTGGCGTCGCCAACAGGCATTGGCCGGCAATGGAGCACAATTCAGCGAGAATATGCTCGATGATATCCAGCGTTGCTTTGAGATGCTCGAAACCTTTGTCACCCATCTGCTGGCCGCTGTGCTTGAAGCACTTAACCTGCAAATAATGAAAGATGATTCCGACTTGACGGGGCTGCGGGAACAGATTCAGATCTCCCAAAAGAATCTGGTTTGCTCCGCCTTTATTGTGGACAAACAGCCGCCACAGGTGATGAAGACAAACACACGCTTTGCGGCCTCAGTGCGTTGGCTACTCGGCTCTCAGCTGGGCATACACATAAATGCGCCGACAGTCGAGTGCATCATAATGTCAG AATTGCAATCGCAACGTTTTGTAAGCCGAGGCACACATGCGGATGTCACAACTGGCAGCCTGGCTGGACAGTCATCGGGTGAAATACAGAATTGCTCCAGCACCATGGAGTATCAGCAGAGCAATCAAGTGTTCTCCGCCAGCTTTAGAAATATGCAGCTTAAGAAAATCAAGCGTGCCGAAAAGAAGGGCACCGAAAGCGTCATGGACGAGAAATTCGCATTGTTATTTtatgccacagccacagtgAATAATTACCAGATACGCGTCTGGACATTGTCGCTGCCCGTGGTTGTCATTGTGCATGGCAATCAGGAGCCACAATCTTGGGCCACAATTACTTGGGATAATGCGTTTGCCGATATTGTGCGTGATCCGTTTGTTGTCACCGATCGCGTTACCTGGTGTCAATTATCCGTGGCACTCAACACCAAATTCGGCTCCTGCACACAGCGCGCTCTAACCGCGGagaatttggaatttttat ATGAGAAGCTACAGCGTGATAGCAGCATTGCCGGTGAGCGCAATGAGTATATATCGTGGAATCAGTTCTGCAAGGAACCCCTGCCAGAGCGTACTTTCACCTTCTGGGAATGGTTCTTTGCCATCATGAAGCTGACCAAAGATCACCTGCTCTCCATGTGGAAGGCGGGACGTATTACAGGCTTCATCAACAAGGTTAAGGCACAGGATGATCTCATGCGTGCCACCACTGGCATTGGCACTTTTTTGCTGCGCTTCTCCGACAGTGAGTTGG GTGGCGTCACCATTGCATATGTGAACGAGAGTGGTTTGGTAACGATGCTGTCGCCATGGACCGCACGTGATTTCCAAATACTCAATCTGGCTGATCGTATTCGTGATCTGGAAATGCTGCGCTGCCTGCATCCAACTGACGTCAATGTCCAACCATTGGATCGTGATCTCGCCTTTGGCGACTTTTATACGCAGCGTCCTG AACCAACGCCCCGCGGTGATGGCTATGTGCCCAGCACGATACGTGTGCAGGTGCGTACCAGTGGGGATACGTGCTCCATCAGTGGCACACCTCATCATCCAATGCAGTCACCGCCCCAGGATAGCATGTCGATGGGAAA TGGTAGTGATTTTGCAATGGCGGACTTTGATACGATGCAGAACTTTGATgtatataatagaataatataa
- the LOC133835749 gene encoding metallothionein-2-like, with the protein MPCKGCGNNCQCTAGQCGGNCAGNQQCQCASKPASKCCQNK; encoded by the exons ATGCCTTGCAAAGGATGCGGAAACA acTGCCAGTGCACTGCCGGCCAATGTGGAGGTAACTGTGCTGGAAACCAACAATGTCAATGCGCTAGCAAACCCGCCTCCAAGTGCTGCCAGAATAAATAG
- the LOC133836619 gene encoding LOW QUALITY PROTEIN: metallothionein-4-like (The sequence of the model RefSeq protein was modified relative to this genomic sequence to represent the inferred CDS: deleted 1 base in 1 codon), with protein sequence MGCKGCGTNCQCSATKCGDNCACSQQCNCVCKNGPKDKCCSNKN encoded by the exons ATGGGCTGCAAAGGATGTGGAACTA ACTGCCAATGCTCAGCCACCAAATGCGGCGACAACTGCGCCTGCAGTCAACAATGCAACTGCGTTTGC AAAAATGGACCCAAGGACAAATGCTGCTCCAACAAAAATTGA